From the Amblyraja radiata isolate CabotCenter1 chromosome 14, sAmbRad1.1.pri, whole genome shotgun sequence genome, one window contains:
- the prrg1 gene encoding transmembrane gamma-carboxyglutamic acid protein 1, with protein MENVFLKQGEANSILKRYRRKNTFLEEVQQGNIERECREEVCTYEEAREAFENDEKTNDFWAVYIKGQNGDEGNGAGINMESVYLVAPLMAGLLVIIIILFVIWRCQVRKANCRQITYAHTQHQANQPTRNLSVVVFGYNQHPVVSPLDRLSSLQPEGTAGENSNQNGFPVRLSGFLNADSPPSYHEATGQAENLRINDEGRQNEDPPKYEEIANPNVAKRIP; from the exons ATGGAAAATG TGTTCTTGAAGCAAGGCGAGGCTAACTCTATTCTGAAAAGATATCGAAGAAAAAATACATTCTTAGAAGAGGTGCAACAGGGAAACATTGAACGTGAATGTCGGGAAGAAGTTTGTACTTATGAAGAAGCAAGAGAAGCTTTTGAAAATGATGAGAAGACA AATGACTTCTGGGCAGTTTACATAAAGGGACAAAATGGGGATGAAGGAAATGGTGCTGGTATCAATATGGAATCTGTTTACCTTGTGGCTCCTCTAATGGCTGGTCTTCTTGTGATTATTATTATACTGTTTGTTATTTGGAGATGTCAGGTGAGAAAGGCAAATTGCAGGCAAATCACTTATGCCCATACTCAACACCAGGCAAACCAACCCACCAGAAACTTATCAGTGGTAGTATTTGGTTATAATCAACATCCTGTTGTCAGTCCACTTGATAGATTAAGTAGCCTGCAACCGGAAGGCACAGCTGGTGAAAACTCCAATCAAAATGGATTCCCTGTAAGATTGTCTGGATTCTTAAATGCAGATTCACCTCCATCCTATCATGAAGCTACTGGCCAAGCAGAGAATCTGAGAATTAATGATGAAGGAAGGCAAAACGAAGATCCTCCGAAGTATGAAGAAATTGCAAATCCCAATGTAGCTAAACGCATACCATAA